The Caenorhabditis elegans chromosome II genome has a segment encoding these proteins:
- the F41C3.8 gene encoding MARVEL domain-containing protein (Confirmed by transcript evidence): MGAFGEMRHTPSPGTQKLRVDMSSSGSTPVSKVETPILPSSSMSQHPPNNPFPRGSQSYNSSGSTPLRVNTSNRSSANSQRPLLPPQDRPVRFQTNGHLQPSVYMPTTHSQADSSESRRKHDKLSDVYSQSGDTVEFAKNLSDYINEKIPYQISIAVLSCFSLLAFLLIIFGLLNAPFCAIQPMIPIWLIVEGVLFIISATFRIYFLIPTPRRTAYRRQQRQLGASLLCKGLEILFALANIVWLILGCVWVYGSKAFVHFNEGMFERHYCDPTIYWSAFFACTAFLIFYCVIIFLVICLLIVGSVKESSSQDQNLD; the protein is encoded by the exons ATGGGAGCATTCGGCGAAATGCGACACACTCCGTCTCCAGGAACGCAGAAGCTTCGAGTTGATATGAGCAGTTCAGG ATCAACTCCAGTATCAAAAGTAGAAACACCAATTTTACCGTCAAGCTCAATGTCACAACATCCACCGAATAATCCTTTTCCTAG GGGCTCTCAAAGCTACAACTCATCCGGCTCCACACCCCTCCGTGTTAACACATCAAACCGAAGTTCCGCAAATTCTCAAAGACCCCTTCTCCCGCCTCAAGACCGTCCCGTGCGATTTCAGACGAATGGGCATCTACAACCATCAGTCTATATGCCAACGACACATTCTCAAGCAGATTCGAGTGAATCACGACGGAAACACGATAAGCTTTCAGATGTCTATTCGCAGTCTGGGGATACTGTAGAGTTTGCAAAGAATTTGAGTGATTATATCAATGAGAAAATTCCGtatc aaatcagtATAGCGGTTCTGAGCTGTTTCAGTCTTCTCGCATTTCTACTAATTATATTTGGTCTTCTAAACGCTCCATTCTGTGCAATTCAACCAATGATCCCAATATGGTTGATAGTCGAAGGAGTGCTCTTTATAATTTCTGCGACATTTCGTATATATTTCCTGATTCCAACGCCTAGGAGAACAGCCTATCGCAGACAACAGAGACAGCTCGGAGCAAGCTTATTGTGCAAAGGGTTGGAAATTCTCTTCGCACTTGCCAATATTGTTTGGCTGATTTTGG GCTGCGTTTGGGTGTATGGCTCGAAAGCATTCGTTCACTTCAACGAGGGAATGTTCGAACGTCATTACTGCGATCCAACAATCTACTGGTCTGCCTTTTTTGCTTGCACCGCATTTTTG ATCTTCTACTGCGTGATCATCTTCCTTGTTATTTGCCTACTCATAGTGGGATCCGTTAAAGAATCTTCATCACAAGATCAAAATCTagattaa
- the F41C3.8 gene encoding MARVEL domain-containing protein (Confirmed by transcript evidence) — protein MTTTSFGSLISQNETSFPAGYSQRNSMATSERMGAFGEMRHTPSPGTQKLRVDMSSSGSTPVSKVETPILPSSSMSQHPPNNPFPRGSQSYNSSGSTPLRVNTSNRSSANSQRPLLPPQDRPVRFQTNGHLQPSVYMPTTHSQADSSESRRKHDKLSDVYSQSGDTVEFAKNLSDYINEKIPYQISIAVLSCFSLLAFLLIIFGLLNAPFCAIQPMIPIWLIVEGVLFIISATFRIYFLIPTPRRTAYRRQQRQLGASLLCKGLEILFALANIVWLILGCVWVYGSKAFVHFNEGMFERHYCDPTIYWSAFFACTAFLIFYCVIIFLVICLLIVGSVKESSSQDQNLD, from the exons ATGACAACGACGTCCTTCGGATCTCTAATCTCACAGAATGAAACATCGTTTCCCGCAGGG TATTCCCAACGAAATTCTATGGCAACATCCGAAAGGATGGGAGCATTCGGCGAAATGCGACACACTCCGTCTCCAGGAACGCAGAAGCTTCGAGTTGATATGAGCAGTTCAGG ATCAACTCCAGTATCAAAAGTAGAAACACCAATTTTACCGTCAAGCTCAATGTCACAACATCCACCGAATAATCCTTTTCCTAG GGGCTCTCAAAGCTACAACTCATCCGGCTCCACACCCCTCCGTGTTAACACATCAAACCGAAGTTCCGCAAATTCTCAAAGACCCCTTCTCCCGCCTCAAGACCGTCCCGTGCGATTTCAGACGAATGGGCATCTACAACCATCAGTCTATATGCCAACGACACATTCTCAAGCAGATTCGAGTGAATCACGACGGAAACACGATAAGCTTTCAGATGTCTATTCGCAGTCTGGGGATACTGTAGAGTTTGCAAAGAATTTGAGTGATTATATCAATGAGAAAATTCCGtatc aaatcagtATAGCGGTTCTGAGCTGTTTCAGTCTTCTCGCATTTCTACTAATTATATTTGGTCTTCTAAACGCTCCATTCTGTGCAATTCAACCAATGATCCCAATATGGTTGATAGTCGAAGGAGTGCTCTTTATAATTTCTGCGACATTTCGTATATATTTCCTGATTCCAACGCCTAGGAGAACAGCCTATCGCAGACAACAGAGACAGCTCGGAGCAAGCTTATTGTGCAAAGGGTTGGAAATTCTCTTCGCACTTGCCAATATTGTTTGGCTGATTTTGG GCTGCGTTTGGGTGTATGGCTCGAAAGCATTCGTTCACTTCAACGAGGGAATGTTCGAACGTCATTACTGCGATCCAACAATCTACTGGTCTGCCTTTTTTGCTTGCACCGCATTTTTG ATCTTCTACTGCGTGATCATCTTCCTTGTTATTTGCCTACTCATAGTGGGATCCGTTAAAGAATCTTCATCACAAGATCAAAATCTagattaa